A window from Aureibacillus halotolerans encodes these proteins:
- a CDS encoding YolD-like family protein — MTEKLDRDNLLWEGSRMFLPEHKRALLEHRAQQQRPNPPQPTDEQQLEEWNYMLAEAEATGNLLHFTVFEHGYFSVQEGLVTKPVQDGSIRCQSKKGEPFSIKVAKLVKLDWA; from the coding sequence ATGACTGAGAAGCTGGATCGTGACAATTTACTTTGGGAGGGAAGCCGCATGTTTTTGCCTGAGCATAAGCGAGCCCTGCTTGAGCACCGTGCGCAACAGCAGCGTCCAAATCCGCCGCAGCCAACCGATGAGCAACAACTGGAAGAATGGAACTACATGCTCGCTGAGGCGGAAGCTACAGGGAATCTTCTACACTTTACGGTCTTTGAGCATGGGTACTTCTCTGTGCAGGAGGGGCTTGTCACCAAACCCGTTCAAGATGGGTCCATCCGCTGTCAATCAAAAAAAGGCGAGCCTTTTTCAATTAAGGTCGCCAAGCTGGTGAAACTGGATTGGGCTTAA
- a CDS encoding DNA polymerase IV produces the protein MMERVVFLVDMQSFYASVERTERPELKGRPLLVSGDPKRRSGVILAACPLAKQHGVKNAERLYEALKKCPQAVVVKPRMQKYLDVSMQITCILEEFTDQVEPYSIDELFMEVTASQRLFGGPEEIAQQVQQRIMEDTGVYARVGIGTNKVLAKMACDNFAKKAPNGRYTLTPETIQHTLWPLPVECAFGVGRRMEVHLKRMGLRTVGQLANYPLPYLKKRWGINGHVLWMTANGYDHSPVNVRSHNRAQKAIGHGMTLPRDYHRFEDIRVVLLELSEEVCRRARTSRVMGITVSAGARGADFDNPSGFHRQQTLIEATNNTLDVYHAVVELYRTFWDRRPIRQAHVSLSQLQSDEVWQMSLFQDREKQLQIGYVMDGIRDRFGPVSIVRASSLRAAGQTTDRSKKIGGHYR, from the coding sequence ATGATGGAACGTGTCGTTTTTCTTGTGGATATGCAGTCGTTTTATGCTTCAGTGGAACGAACTGAGCGACCAGAGCTGAAGGGGCGTCCACTTTTAGTGTCCGGCGATCCAAAGCGACGAAGTGGCGTGATTTTAGCCGCCTGTCCTCTGGCCAAACAGCATGGAGTGAAAAACGCAGAGCGGTTGTATGAAGCGTTAAAAAAATGTCCGCAGGCGGTTGTTGTGAAGCCTCGCATGCAAAAATACCTCGATGTGTCGATGCAGATTACATGCATTCTTGAAGAATTTACGGACCAGGTGGAGCCTTATTCGATTGATGAACTGTTTATGGAAGTCACCGCGAGCCAACGGTTGTTTGGTGGACCAGAGGAGATCGCACAACAGGTGCAGCAGCGAATTATGGAGGATACAGGGGTGTATGCTCGTGTTGGCATTGGCACGAACAAAGTGCTGGCCAAAATGGCGTGCGACAATTTTGCTAAAAAAGCACCGAACGGACGTTATACGCTCACACCAGAGACGATCCAGCATACGCTTTGGCCGTTGCCTGTTGAGTGTGCATTTGGGGTCGGTCGGCGTATGGAGGTGCATTTAAAGCGCATGGGGTTGCGGACAGTGGGCCAACTCGCCAACTACCCGCTCCCTTACCTAAAAAAACGCTGGGGAATTAACGGTCATGTACTCTGGATGACGGCCAACGGATATGACCACTCGCCTGTGAATGTCCGCTCCCATAACCGTGCGCAAAAAGCCATCGGCCACGGAATGACACTGCCGCGCGACTACCATCGCTTTGAAGACATTCGCGTCGTGCTGTTAGAGCTTTCTGAAGAAGTATGTCGCCGCGCACGCACCTCTCGTGTCATGGGCATTACTGTATCCGCCGGAGCGAGGGGGGCTGATTTTGACAATCCTTCTGGGTTCCATCGCCAGCAAACCCTGATCGAAGCGACCAATAACACGCTCGATGTGTATCATGCGGTTGTCGAATTGTATCGAACCTTTTGGGATCGCCGTCCCATTCGCCAGGCGCATGTCAGCCTATCACAGCTCCAAAGCGATGAGGTGTGGCAAATGAGCCTGTTTCAGGATCGCGAGAAGCAGCTACAGATTGGCTACGTGATGGATGGCATCCGCGACCGCTTTGGTCCGGTTTCAATCGTCCGCGCCTCATCGTTAAGGGCGGCTGGGCAGACAACAGATCGTTCTAAAAAGATAGGGGGGCACTACCGATGA